The region CGAAGCAGCTTCAGCGAATTCTCCTAGTAGGTGACGAGATTTCGCTTGTCGGCGTCGATGAAGACGAAGTCGAAACTCTCCCCTGGTGCCCCTCGTCGATGAGCGCATTGAGCGACTGAGCGGCTGGCCCAGGTCGAAAGATGACCTTGTCTCCGACACCCGCTTCAGCCCAGTAGCGGCGGCCGAAGGACGGCCACTCCTCGTCGATATCCAGGGCGATGAACTCCCCGTCTTCCGCCAGTCCAAGCGCGATGCAGAGGGCGCTGTATCCGGTGAACGTGCCGACTTCGAGAGCCTTCTTCACGCCCATCGCACCCACGAGAAGCGTCATGAACTGACCCTGCTCGGCACTGATCTACATTTGGGCGTTTTCGAGCTTGCCAGTTTCCTCACGTAACCTCTTGTGGATGTCCGTTTCACGGACCGCCACGTCGAGATAGTAAGCGTAGAGATCTTCGGTCAGCGTCGTCGTCTGTCGACTCATTGCAACTCCGTTTCCAGAATACGCCAACAATAGAAGGCAGCGGCGCTGCGCCAAGGGCGAAACGGCTCGCCGAGCGGCTCCATTGCCTTGGCCGTGGGCGGCTTCTCCAACTCATGGGCTTTCCCGTAGCCCGCCCGCACCCCGAGGTCCCCGGTCGGCCAGATATCGGCGCGATAGAGCCGAAACATCAGATACATCTGCGCGGTCCACTCGCCGATCCCCCGGACCTGGACGAGCCGCCGAATGACCTCTTCGTCCGACTGCTCTTCGAGATCATGAACCTCCACCTCGCCCGATCGAATCTTCGTCGCTAGGTCTCGAATGGCGGCCAGCTTGTTACCCGACAGCCCGGCCTTTCGGAGTGTGGTCTCCCGCAACCTCAGCACCTTAGCCGGTGTCACGTCTCCTTTGAGTGCCTCGCAGAATCGACCGTGAATCGTCGCGGCGGCCGCACCCGCCAGTTGCTGATAGCAGATGGTTCGAGCCAGGTAGTAGAACGGCTCCTCGGTCATCTCGATGACCCTCACCGAACCGATCTTCTTCACCCAGGAACCCATGACTGGGTGTTTTCCGAGTGCACGCCGCCCCCCCGTCCAGATTGTACTCCTGACTGGATCCTGTGGAGTGTAGGTGGCCATCGCAGCTCAGTTGGAGTAACGGGGCCCTCAAGCTGGCCGGTCGAACACTCCTCGTCCAATCCCCTGTTCAGTTCGCCCTAGCTCGCCCGAAGCGTCGCAGTCGGATCCAGTCTCGTAGCCTGACGAGCCGGGATCACATTGGCGATCAATGCCACCGTTCAAGGGAGCAGCGGCACCCACACGAAGGTCACCAGGTCCGCCGCGCTGATCCCAAACACCATGTTTTGAAAGTGATTACTTCGGCACAGCCATCCAGATGAGGACACCGAGTACGACGAGCTGAATACAAATGAACGGCATAACCCCTTTATAGATTGAGGTCGTGGGAATGTCGTCCGGTGTGACTCCTCGCAAGTAGAAGAGCGAGAAGCCGAATGGAGGCGTCAGGAACGACGTCTGGAGGTTCACCGCCAGCACGATTCCCAGCCATGTGAGGTCGACACCGAGGATCGCCGCCGCCGGCACGATGAGCGGTACGATGATGAACGCGATCTCGAAGAAGTCGATGAAGAAGCCAAGGATGAACACGACAAGGTTCACGACCAACAGGAAGCCGAGCGCTCCACCAGGAATCCCGGTGAGCATGCCCTCGATCCAGATGTCGCCGTCGAAGCCTCGGAAGACCAGCGCGAAGGCAGTCGACCCGATAAGGAGGAAGACGACCATGATCGTCAGTCGACTGGTTTCCTCCATCGCCCTCTGAAGCGCATCGAGTGTCAGCGATCGGTTCATCAGTGCCAGTACCATCGCGCCGACAGAGCCGAGCGCACCTGCCTCAGTCGGCGTTGCGACGCCAGCGAAAATGCTCCCGAGAACAACCAAGATCAGAGCAAGCGGCGGTATGAGGGAAACGATGACCCTCTTCAGCAGCTCGACCCCCGACACCCGCATCTCCATCGGCAAGGCCGGGGCCACCTCAGGCTTCAGGTATGCAATGATACCGACGTACAGGGCATACGAGATCGTGAGCGCCAAGCCGGGAAGCATCGCCGCCCGGAACAGACTGCCAACCGGCACACCCATCTGGTCGCCGAGGACGATCAGAACGATCGACGGCGGAATGATCTGCCCCAGAGTACCCGATGCGGCGATGGTGCCGAGCGAGAGCTCGTCCTTATATCCGTTGCGCAGCATGACGGGGAGCGAAATCAGCCCCATGGCGGTAACGCTCGCCCCCACCACGCCGGTCGCGGCAGCGAGCAGCGCGCCGACGAAGATCACCCCAATCGCAAGCCCCCCCCGGAAACGCCCAAACAGGAGGCCAATCGTCTCCAGGAGCTGTTCGGCAAGCTTCGACTTCTCGAGGATCGTCCCCATGAAGATGAAGAACGGCACCGCCAGGAGCGTGAAGTTCGACATCGTCCCGAACGTTCGCTCCGGCATCGCAAAAAGGAGCGGCAACGGAAATATGTCGAACGCGGCACCGATGAGGGCAAAGATCAGAGCTGTGCCACCGAGCGCGAATGCGACCGGATAGCCGGTGAAGATCATCGCCAGAACGGTGACGAACATTGCGGGGCCCCAGAAATTCATGAGTGGGCCTCCAGTTCATCTTCATGGTGATCGAGCGGGGCGGTCGTCCCCCGGATCACGT is a window of Longimicrobiales bacterium DNA encoding:
- a CDS encoding TRAP transporter large permease subunit, whose product is MNFWGPAMFVTVLAMIFTGYPVAFALGGTALIFALIGAAFDIFPLPLLFAMPERTFGTMSNFTLLAVPFFIFMGTILEKSKLAEQLLETIGLLFGRFRGGLAIGVIFVGALLAAATGVVGASVTAMGLISLPVMLRNGYKDELSLGTIAASGTLGQIIPPSIVLIVLGDQMGVPVGSLFRAAMLPGLALTISYALYVGIIAYLKPEVAPALPMEMRVSGVELLKRVIVSLIPPLALILVVLGSIFAGVATPTEAGALGSVGAMVLALMNRSLTLDALQRAMEETSRLTIMVVFLLIGSTAFALVFRGFDGDIWIEGMLTGIPGGALGFLLVVNLVVFILGFFIDFFEIAFIIVPLIVPAAAILGVDLTWLGIVLAVNLQTSFLTPPFGFSLFYLRGVTPDDIPTTSIYKGVMPFICIQLVVLGVLIWMAVPK